A segment of the uncultured Desulfobulbus sp. genome:
ATTCGCCTGTATCAGGCGTTAAAAAGCGGCTCGCTGCTCATAAAAGAGTTTTCCTCCCGTGGTCTTCTTGACGGTGAAGCGGCGTCTCGCTTAAAGGTTACCCGGGTTGGCGGTAAGAATTTCTAAAGCACACAATGCGCATCGGTTGATTGCAGTGAGGGCAGGCAAACACTGGTCGGGGGCGAGGCGGCTGCGGCCTGATAACGACGTGCAGGACCAACTGGACCAGCATACGGATTTTTTTCGCATTCCCGTGCAGAAATCCATATTCGCGCAGCCGCCTAAACCCGTTTGGCAGGACATGTTGAAGAAGCAGACGCAGAAACTCTTCTCCCCTAAGCGTCCTCTTCTGCATTGTCCCGGTAGCGCTGTCCCGGTACCTAAAGGTTACTTCGCCGTTGGTATTGGCAATGATGTTTTTTTCTCCAATCACGCCTCGGTACAAATACCTTGCGAGGTATTTTAAGGCCGGTGCGCCGGTGCCCATATGGTCGCAGTGGACAACCCATTTTTTCGGAACTTTGTCTGTGATCCGCAAGCCGATAGCATCTGCTCCGGCCAGGAACTTACCGCGAAAGGCTTTGGCCAAGGCAAAACCGTTGAAGAGATATTTCCCCGATAGCTTTTTCCAAACCCGAGCCTGTTGGTCAATGCCACCTCCAGGGATCAGGACGTGGATATGCGGGTGAAATTCCAATCTCCTTGAATGGGTGTGCAGGACCATGGTCATGCCGATCTCGGCGCCCAAAGATTTTGCATTGCGGGCGAATGAACGCAGGACTTCGGCAGCACACCGGAACATGAGCGAATAGACCTCTCCCTGGTGACGATAAGCCAACGAACGCAGCTGATAGGGCAAGGTAAAGGTCACCATGAAATAGGGCACAGGCAGGAGCTTTTCCCGTTGTTTGTCGATCCAGAGACTGGTCAGGTGATTTTGGCAGCGCGGGCAATGGCGGTTACCACAGGAGAGAGGCCGCCATTGGCCATGATGGCAGTCAGGGCACTGCACGTAGAGTTCCCCGGAAGCAGGCGTTCGGCAACGGAGAATCGCATCAAGGGCCTTGCGTTGTTCTGGCAGGATGGTTTTGCCGAACCGCGCCATGAAGACATCATAATATTGGTGAACAAGAGTGGCCAGGTCCATAGTTATCTCCCTGCCGGATTGAGTTGCAGTGAGTTGACCAAGGCATTGATCGTTGCCTGGCTATCCAGTTCGGCAACATCGGTGAGATGAGTGTAACGGGCAGTAGTCGTGGGGCTGGCATGCCCCAGCAGAGCCTGGATATGCCTTAGGCTCAGGCCGGACTCGAGCAGGTGGGTAGCGAAGCTGTGGCGAAGGCTGTGGATCGAGACTTTTTTTTAATTCCACAGGAGGTGACAACGGCCTTCATGGCCTGCTGAGCACCGCCATTATTCATGTGGTTTGTCGCCTGTCGGATCGTTTCCATTGATCCCCGGTAATTGGGAAACAACAACTTCGGGTGCTGGTGTTCACGCCAGAGCAGGCGTAACGCTTCCAAGGTGCGGTTCGGCAACGGGACAAGACGATCTTTATGCCCCTTACCGCGACGGATATGGACCTTCATATGGCCGGTATCGATATCACCGACCTGAAGAGACAAAGCCTCTTCCAGGCGAAGCCCCATGGAATAGGTGGTGAAGAGAAAGACGCGATAGCGGAGCTCCCGGCAGCCATGAATGATCCTGCCGATCTCTTCGCGGGTCAGGATATCCGGAATGGTTTTAACGACAGGTGCTTTGACGATGTTGAGCCACTGCCAATCCGTCTCCAGAACATGTTTCCAGAAAAACATGAGACCGAGCCGGTCCAGCTTGACTGTGCTCCAAGAGTACCCCTTGACCAATTTGGCAAAGTACTCTTCCAGCTCTTGCACGCTGAGCTTGTCGGGGCAACAATCGAAATATGAGACCAGTCGACGCACAGCTCGGCCATAAGCATCTATTGTTTTGGCGCTTTTCCCTTGTAGCGCAAGCTTTTGCAGGTGGCGTTCATAGAGGGACTCGAATCGTTTAATTTCGGCTTTGTTCATAGTATACTCCTTGCTGTAAGTGTTTGAAAATTAAACTCTTACACGAGTATACACTGGTTTTTATTCTGCCGCGCAGCGGCTTCGTCCAACAAACTGCTACACGCGGACCCCCGCAAACAGCGCGGATCCGGTGAGCAAACCGTTCCTGGCGGCTGCGCCGCCAGGAATCGCGGTGCTGACTTCATCGCGATTCGGCGGAGTAATAAATCAACCATATCTCTATGAGATTAAAATTTTTTGTTAAGGATCACAAACAAGAGGCTATTTGCTCAATAAAAAATTAAGGAGGAAATATGCAATCGGGAAAAAGTCGTCTGTTGGCTGTAGAGTTCACTATCGTAATAATATGTTTGTTTTATTCGTTAGGAATAGCTGCGGATAGAGTTGTAGTTATTCCATTAAATACCATTTCTAAAAGTAATTTTAATTGTCAAGATGATGATACTGCCAACAATATTTACAGAACATGTAACTACTTCCCTCTTGAAAATGGAAATAGGTGGGAGTTCACAACAGGAAGCAGGCTATCCTTAAATTCAGAACAATCTTGCTCTACAGGTTTGACCGGAATTAGATATGGCACAAATGGTTACGAGTATGAACCAATAATGCAAAATAAAGAATTAGGTCTAGCTGCTGGGTGTCAATACGAAATGCCCCAAAATGATTTTTCTGATTTTGGGGTAAATATGGTTTTCATCAACCCAGAAATGACTATTGGGCAGACGACTACTCATCCATATTTCGAAGGAAATTGGACTTTCATAACTACGCTAGTAGGCCTGGAACAAGTTGTTGTTCCCAGTGGAACTTACGATGCTCTTAAATACGAGATTGTAACCAATGATGTTGCGGACCCATTAGACCCATGTTCCTTTAAAACTACTATTTGGCTAGCAAAAGGAATAGGACCAGTAAAAATTCATAGAACAGAGGCAAACCCAGCAGATTGTTCGGGGTGTCTGTTTGTATGTCGCCCTGATAACAACTATACAATAGTCAACACACCAGCTGAACTAATTAGAGCTGATGTCGGTGGTGTGCAATATTGAAAAGAATATCATTGGCCGATCAAATCGTTCGAGAGGGACGCGCAAAAAGACGCGCGCCCCTCAACTCCACGTTCTTGGCGACTTCGTCGCCAAGAACGTGGAGTTGACTTCGTCAATCTCCGCGATTAGGCACCAAAGGGAATTCATCACATGGGTTTTGCAATTTCTTGGATGGCAGTAAAGGGAAGGAAAAAAGAAGATGTGCTTTCATTTTATGGATTTTCCGAGACCACAGAGGTAGAAGAAATTCCAGAATCACAGATTAGCTCTGCGGAACTGCCAAGTGGTTGGTACTTTCTGTGGTTTAATGAGTGCGAATCTCCATTTGTTCAAGCGGCTGTGGTGTCAGAACTATCTCAAGATTGTTCTGTGATCGTGTGCGTGATCGAGGAGCACGTTATGTACAGTCGATCTGAATTCTGGGTGAGCGGAGCGCAGAAGTGGAAAATTGTTCATAACTCCCAAAACGGAATATATGATCTAGAAACATCAGGTGTATTACCTGACTATTTTGCCCCGCTAAAGTGCGAAATATTCGAGAAGCAAGAAGAAGAAGGTGGAGTAAAGGCAGACGTCGATCTTATTTTTGATCTACCGCTAGAACCAATTAAGCGCCTTACCTTATTCAAGCATGATGAGTTTACGCCCGAACTTGAAGGGCAAGAGTACACAGTTTTGGTTGCCAAAAATCAAATATCATCCACCCCTATATCTAAACCTTGGTGGAAGCTGTGGTAAAAATGCCTAAC
Coding sequences within it:
- a CDS encoding IS91 family transposase, coding for MDLATLVHQYYDVFMARFGKTILPEQRKALDAILRCRTPASGELYVQCPDCHHGQWRPLSCGNRHCPRCQNHLTSLWIDKQREKLLPVPYFMVTFTLPYQLRSLAYRHQGEVYSLMFRCAAEVLRSFARNAKSLGAEIGMTMVLHTHSRRLEFHPHIHVLIPGGGIDQQARVWKKLSGKYLFNGFALAKAFRGKFLAGADAIGLRITDKVPKKWVVHCDHMGTGAPALKYLARYLYRGVIGEKNIIANTNGEVTFRYRDSATGTMQKRTLRGEEFLRLLLQHVLPNGFRRLREYGFLHGNAKKIRMLVQLVLHVVIRPQPPRPRPVFACPHCNQPMRIVCFRNSYRQPG